The stretch of DNA TGGTGGCGACTTGATTAATGAAATAACGGTCATGAGAAACAAACAATAAGGTCCCATCAAAGTCATTTAAAGCAACTTCCAAAACTTCGCGGCTATCGATGTCCAAATGGTTCGTCGGTTCATCTAAAATTAGAAAATTGTCATTTTGCATGGCTAACTTAGTTAAAAGTAAGCGGGCACGTTCACCACCAGAAAGGGCGTTAATTGGTTTATCGACATCTTCACCCGTAAAGAGAAAACTCCCTAAGATCGTGCGAATGTCTTTTTCAGGTGTCGTGGGATGTTCGTCCCAGAGTTCACTCAAGACAGTTTTACGATCATGTAAGTTCTTCTGTTCCTGATCGTAGTAACCAGTGACCACATTTGTCCCGAATACGGCTGCGCCTTTAATAAATGGAATCTGCCCCAGGATACTTTTTAACAGGGTAGATTTACCGATGCCGTTTGGGCCAACAATCGCGATAGCTTCATGTTTCTTGATGTTTAAATTATCCGGTTCAGACAGAATCTGACCTTGATAACCAACGGCAGCATCTTTGACGGTTAACACAATGTTGCCACTTTGTTTAGCCGCGTGAAAGCCAAAGTGGGCAGTCTTTTCGTCACTATCTGGTCGTTCCAACCGATCCATTTTAGCGAGCTGTTTTCGTCGTGACTGCGCTCGTTTGGTGGTCGAAGCCCGGACAATATTGCGATTGACAAAATCTTCTAATTTACTGATTTCGGCCTGTTGTTTTTCGTAGTGTTTCCATTCAGCTTGAATCCGAGCGGCTTTCGTTTGGATATATTGATCGTAATTACCGGTGTAATGCACCATTTCATGATGCGACAAATCGTACACTTCATTAACGACGCGATCTAAAAAGTAACGGTCATGACTCACGATTAGTAGCGCACCGGTATAGGATTGCAAATAGCTTTCCAACCAGGTTAACGTCTCAACATCCAAGTGATTGGTTGGTTCATCTAAGATCAACAAATCTCGTTTTTCGAGCAACAGCTTCGCCAAGGCTAGCTGGGTCTTTTGACCACCTGATAATTCGGTCACTGATTTATCATAAACATCGGCATCAAATTGGAAGCCATGTAGCACGCCTCGGATTTCTGCCTGATAACCATAACCATTTTGTTGCTGAAAATCTGTTTGAACTTGATCATAAGTTTTCAAAGTTTGCTCATAGGTCGGTTGATCGGCAATCACTGCGGGGTCACTGAGTTGATCTTCCAGTTGGTGCATCTGTGCTTCTAATTTATGTAAGCCAGCAAAGACACTGCTCATTTCTTCCCAAATCGTATGCGCGCTATCTAAGCCTTGATCTTGGGCTAAATACCCAATTGTTAACCCCTTGCGCATTGAAATTTGGCCTTCATCTGGGACGGTTTCACCAGCAATCATTTTTAAAAGGGTGGACTTGCCAGCCCCGTTGCGACCAACTAATGCCACGCGGGCGTGGTCTTGAATGTCCATTTGTACGTTATCGAACAAGACATCAGCGCCAAAACGCCGCATGACTTGTTGCACTTGTAGTAAAATCACGTTTTTAAGCTCCTTTCAGGGTTGATTCGTCAAATAATTGTAGCATATTGCCACGATTAGCCCTAATGAAACGGAATAATAAGTAAATATTATTTCACAAAGTGTCGGGGTATGCTAGAATAGTGTCAGCAAATTCACAAACTTTTAATAAGGAGGGTCGTCCAATGGCAGAAACAAAAATTCCCCGGGCAACGGCGAAACGGTTACCGATTTACTACCGGTATTTAAATATTTTATTAGACGCAGATAAAAAGCGCGTCTCATCAACAGAACTGTCTGAGGCGGTTAAAGTTGATTCAGCCACGATTCGACGGGATTTTTCCTATTTTGGCGCACTTGGCAAACGTGGTTATGGTTATGATGTTGAAAAGTTGCTAACCTTTTTCAAGAAGATCTTGAATCAAGATACGTTAACGAATGTGGCTTTGATTGGGGTCGGTAATTTAGGACATGCTTTGCTCAATTTTAATTTTCACAAGAACAGTAATGTCCGGATTTCGGCTGCTTTCGATGTTAATGAGTCGATTGCGAACACCGTACAAAGCGGCGTGCCAGTTTATCCAATGTCTGAACTTAAGAAACAATTAATCGAACAACAGATTGAGATTGCCATCTTAACGGTGCCAACCTCGGTTGTCCAAGCGGTGACGGATGAATTAGTTTCAGCAAATGTGAAGGGAATCATGAACTTTACGCCTTTGCGCATTTCAGTGCCAGAAACGGTCCGGGTTCAAAATGTTGATTTAACCAATGAGTTACAAACTTTAATTTACTTTATTGAACATTATGGTGAACAACTTGGCGATAAATCTAAAGCTGAAAAGTAACGAATGAAGTTTAAAAAGACGCAACTAGCAAAAGCTGGCTGCGTCTTTATTTTAAGCTGATTTAATTGAAAAGTATCGGTATGACAACCGCGCCGTTCATCAAAACATGTGCAATCATTGAAGTCTGAATGCGACCGGTGTGGCGGTAGAGCCAACAGAAGAACAGGCCAACAAAGGCGTAGAGGATGAGATGACCGTCCGCGTGGGCGAAACTGAACAGTAGACTGGAAATAACCGCGGCACCAATGCTTCCAGTGACCGGCGTGAAAAAGCCAAAAATAACTTTCCGAAAAACGATTTCTTCCATAATTGGGGCCCCAACAAGCACAGCCAAGAAAAAGAAGGGGTACTTTTGCCCAACTGCGAGTAAAGTACTGGTGTTTTCAGATGCAGTTGATTGACCTAACAAACGAGTCAAGTTTAAGATGGCATTTTGGCCGACAATCACGATAAAGGTACCAGCTAAGCCCCAGAGAATGGTCGATAACCAAGTGCTAGGCTGTTGCTCAATGGTGTTGGGCTGGGCATGGTGCCAAGCCAACCAACCGATGATTATGGCACCGATTAAGTAATCTAAAGTTTGGATAAGGTAAACTTCTGAACCCAAGTGTGGGAAGCCCGTGACTAATAAAGTGGGCAACGCATAAACGATAAAATAACAAACTAAAATACTGAGAGATTGGCGGCGATTGGCCATTTCTTTCACGTCCTTACGGTGTAGATTTCGAGTCAAACTTGACTTAAGTAGTCCCATTATAGTCGATTTG from Lactiplantibacillus brownii encodes:
- a CDS encoding ABC-F family ATP-binding cassette domain-containing protein; the protein is MILLQVQQVMRRFGADVLFDNVQMDIQDHARVALVGRNGAGKSTLLKMIAGETVPDEGQISMRKGLTIGYLAQDQGLDSAHTIWEEMSSVFAGLHKLEAQMHQLEDQLSDPAVIADQPTYEQTLKTYDQVQTDFQQQNGYGYQAEIRGVLHGFQFDADVYDKSVTELSGGQKTQLALAKLLLEKRDLLILDEPTNHLDVETLTWLESYLQSYTGALLIVSHDRYFLDRVVNEVYDLSHHEMVHYTGNYDQYIQTKAARIQAEWKHYEKQQAEISKLEDFVNRNIVRASTTKRAQSRRKQLAKMDRLERPDSDEKTAHFGFHAAKQSGNIVLTVKDAAVGYQGQILSEPDNLNIKKHEAIAIVGPNGIGKSTLLKSILGQIPFIKGAAVFGTNVVTGYYDQEQKNLHDRKTVLSELWDEHPTTPEKDIRTILGSFLFTGEDVDKPINALSGGERARLLLTKLAMQNDNFLILDEPTNHLDIDSREVLEVALNDFDGTLLFVSHDRYFINQVATSVVEVSPTGTELFLGDYDYYIDKKQEQAELAEAAASAAAASESAATTEQATAAPDPRSKGQQNYQASKQQQRDKRKLERSVAALEEKMSTLETQATTIQEQMSQPEVFADAGKLQDLQKQLEAVNAEHEQAENDWTEQAEQLENLG
- a CDS encoding redox-sensing transcriptional repressor Rex, which gives rise to MAETKIPRATAKRLPIYYRYLNILLDADKKRVSSTELSEAVKVDSATIRRDFSYFGALGKRGYGYDVEKLLTFFKKILNQDTLTNVALIGVGNLGHALLNFNFHKNSNVRISAAFDVNESIANTVQSGVPVYPMSELKKQLIEQQIEIAILTVPTSVVQAVTDELVSANVKGIMNFTPLRISVPETVRVQNVDLTNELQTLIYFIEHYGEQLGDKSKAEK
- a CDS encoding CPBP family intramembrane glutamic endopeptidase, encoding MANRRQSLSILVCYFIVYALPTLLVTGFPHLGSEVYLIQTLDYLIGAIIIGWLAWHHAQPNTIEQQPSTWLSTILWGLAGTFIVIVGQNAILNLTRLLGQSTASENTSTLLAVGQKYPFFFLAVLVGAPIMEEIVFRKVIFGFFTPVTGSIGAAVISSLLFSFAHADGHLILYAFVGLFFCWLYRHTGRIQTSMIAHVLMNGAVVIPILFN